One Luteimonas sp. MC1825 DNA segment encodes these proteins:
- a CDS encoding LEA type 2 family protein — MTHRVLLALALACLVLAGCTSGPVRRVSEPAASIQQLTVAADGSWSVELRLQNYSSVPMRFDSLTLDVRIGDQAAGKLLHQPALTVGPESADVVSVTMRPDAGARMVLADALASRRGVDYALEGSIDAAPADRSSSRSYRILRKSALSPMPGLPGVLR, encoded by the coding sequence ATGACGCATCGCGTTCTGCTCGCACTGGCCTTGGCCTGCCTTGTACTCGCGGGCTGCACCAGCGGCCCGGTGCGCCGGGTCTCCGAGCCCGCCGCCAGCATCCAGCAGCTCACCGTGGCCGCCGACGGGAGCTGGTCGGTGGAGCTGAGGCTGCAGAACTACAGCAGCGTCCCGATGCGCTTCGACAGCCTCACCTTGGATGTCCGTATCGGCGACCAGGCCGCAGGCAAGCTCCTCCACCAGCCGGCGTTGACCGTCGGGCCCGAGTCCGCCGACGTCGTCAGCGTCACGATGCGTCCCGACGCGGGCGCACGCATGGTCCTGGCCGACGCACTCGCCTCGCGGCGCGGCGTGGATTACGCGCTGGAAGGCAGCATCGACGCCGCGCCTGCAGATCGCAGCTCATCCCGCAGCTACAGGATCCTCCGCAAGAGCGCGCTGAGCCCGATGCCGGGCCTGCCCGGCGTGCTGCGCTGA
- a CDS encoding Ppx/GppA phosphatase family protein translates to MNDTRASATASQSQPLEDGDMLAAIDLGSNSYHMVVARYTLGQLRVVDRLRETVRMAEGLDAKGGLVTEVRQRALQCLARFGQRIRDIPPHRVRAIATNTVRRLAAPQAFLMPAETALGHAIEVVAGREEARLVYLGVAHAQPPKNDQRRLVIDVGGGSTECIIGRGFTTIERESVQVGSIATTRRFFSNGRLSRRKWRDALIEVSAEFQQFASAYRSLGWHEAIGTSGTSKAIGEICATMKLTKGAITAEALATVRERLLRAELIDDIDLPSLSADRRPIIAGGLLALEAAFDTLGLQRMMVSKAALREGVLYDMLGRAGDADPREASIAALVLRYGIDQAQGARVAATALALFDQVAAAWSLSPDDRLMLDWAAQLHELGLSIAHSQYQVHGAYVVEYSDIAGFSRQEQQFLAALVRTHRRKVPKSAFEALPDRLLPEARRLAILLRLAVLLHRGHEEAHIPGLRVVAEGSMLSLDLPTRWLGERPLLQADLDGEPGEIGALGIVFRMG, encoded by the coding sequence ATGAACGACACGCGCGCATCGGCCACCGCCTCGCAATCGCAGCCGCTGGAGGACGGCGACATGCTGGCGGCCATCGACCTCGGCTCGAACAGCTACCACATGGTCGTTGCGCGCTACACGCTGGGCCAGCTGCGCGTCGTCGACCGCCTGCGCGAGACCGTGCGCATGGCCGAAGGACTCGATGCCAAGGGCGGGCTGGTCACCGAGGTGCGCCAGCGCGCCCTGCAATGCCTGGCGCGTTTCGGCCAGCGCATCCGCGATATCCCCCCGCACCGCGTGCGCGCCATCGCCACCAATACCGTGCGCCGCCTCGCCGCGCCGCAGGCGTTCCTGATGCCTGCCGAGACCGCGCTCGGCCATGCGATCGAGGTCGTGGCCGGCCGCGAGGAGGCGCGCCTGGTCTACCTCGGCGTAGCACACGCGCAGCCGCCCAAGAACGACCAGCGCCGGCTGGTGATCGACGTCGGCGGCGGCTCGACCGAATGCATCATCGGCCGCGGATTCACCACCATCGAACGCGAGAGCGTGCAGGTCGGGTCGATCGCCACCACGCGCCGCTTCTTCTCCAACGGCCGCCTGTCACGGCGCAAATGGCGCGATGCCCTGATCGAGGTCTCCGCCGAATTCCAGCAGTTCGCCAGCGCCTACCGCAGCCTCGGCTGGCACGAAGCGATCGGCACATCGGGCACCAGCAAGGCGATCGGCGAGATCTGCGCCACCATGAAGCTCACCAAGGGCGCGATCACCGCCGAGGCCCTGGCCACCGTGCGCGAGCGGCTGCTGCGCGCAGAGCTCATCGACGACATCGACCTGCCGTCGCTGTCGGCCGACCGTCGCCCGATCATCGCCGGCGGACTGCTCGCACTGGAAGCCGCGTTCGACACGCTCGGGCTGCAGCGCATGATGGTCAGCAAAGCCGCGCTGCGCGAGGGCGTGCTGTACGACATGCTGGGACGCGCCGGCGATGCCGATCCGCGCGAGGCGTCGATCGCGGCACTGGTGCTCCGCTATGGCATCGACCAGGCGCAGGGCGCACGGGTCGCGGCCACGGCCCTGGCGTTGTTCGACCAGGTCGCGGCGGCGTGGTCGCTGTCGCCCGACGACCGGCTGATGCTGGACTGGGCCGCACAGCTGCACGAGCTGGGGCTCTCCATCGCGCACAGCCAGTACCAGGTGCACGGCGCCTACGTGGTCGAGTATTCCGACATCGCCGGCTTCTCGCGCCAGGAGCAGCAGTTCCTGGCGGCGCTGGTGCGCACGCATCGGCGCAAGGTCCCGAAGTCGGCGTTCGAGGCACTTCCCGACCGCCTGTTGCCCGAGGCGCGGCGCCTGGCGATCCTGCTGCGCCTGGCGGTCCTGCTGCACCGCGGCCACGAAGAAGCCCATATCCCGGGCCTGCGCGTGGTCGCCGAAGGCAGCATGCTGTCGCTGGACCTCCCGACGCGCTGGCTCGGCGAGCGTCCGCTGCTGCAGGCCGACCTGGACGGCGAGCCGGGCGAGATCGGCGCCCTCGGCATCGTGTTCCGGATGGGCTGA
- the ppk1 gene encoding polyphosphate kinase 1, which yields MSTPGKTPRRRASAPRSNKLATSTQAPAPVDTQGTQEQSDADPLRDPALYLNRELSQLDFNFRVLAQAQDASMPLLERLRFLCISCTNLDEFFEIRAATVRHAQDFDMPLPVDGLAPATVLRRIHERTADLVDAQYQCWNDVLRPALADAGVRVLSRDTWNTRQKRWLRAYFREEILPVLSPLGLDPSHPFPKILNKSLNLVVVLKGKDAFGRSGHLAIVRAPRSLPRIIRLPERVSGGEHDFVFLSAMLSEFVDDLFPGMTVKGAYQFRVTRNSELIVDEDEIENLALALRDELVGRGYLRAMRLEIASDCPKPIVEGLLRNFDLPENAVYRINGPVNLNRVIQVYNEVDRPELKFPAFQPRQLSGGDAMFERIAAGDVLLHHPFDAFTPVLELLKQASTDPGVLAIKQTLYRTGKDSAIVEHLVQAARNGKDVTVVVELRARFDEEANLGLADRLQDAGVQVVYGVVGYKTHAKMLLVVRREGKRMRRYVHMGTGNYHSGTARAYTDIGLLTADPGIGSDVHQIFQQISGLAPAIRLKRLLQSPFTLHAGVMARIEREAGFAQDGRAGRIIAKMNALNEPQVVRALYAASQAGVQIDLIVRGACTLRPGIPGVSDNIRVRSIVGRFLEHSRVYWFGNDGAPETFCASADWLERNLLRRVETCFPIIDPVIAERVRRETLENYLADNTTAWELQDDGSYRQLAPAEGEPPHSAQAALMAGTG from the coding sequence ATGAGCACGCCCGGTAAGACGCCCAGGCGGCGCGCAAGCGCGCCCCGGTCCAACAAGCTGGCGACCTCGACGCAGGCCCCGGCGCCCGTTGACACGCAGGGCACCCAGGAGCAGTCCGACGCCGACCCGCTGCGCGATCCGGCCCTGTACCTCAACCGCGAGCTGTCGCAGCTGGACTTCAACTTCCGGGTCCTCGCCCAGGCGCAGGACGCGTCCATGCCGTTGCTGGAACGGCTGCGCTTCCTGTGCATCTCGTGCACCAACCTCGACGAGTTCTTCGAGATCCGCGCCGCCACCGTGCGCCATGCGCAGGACTTCGACATGCCGCTTCCGGTCGATGGGCTGGCACCGGCCACCGTGCTCAGGCGCATCCACGAACGCACCGCGGACCTCGTGGACGCGCAATACCAGTGCTGGAACGACGTGCTGCGCCCGGCGCTGGCCGACGCCGGCGTGCGCGTGCTGTCGCGCGACACCTGGAACACGCGCCAGAAGCGCTGGCTGCGCGCGTATTTCCGCGAGGAGATCCTGCCGGTGCTGTCGCCGCTCGGACTCGACCCGTCGCATCCGTTTCCGAAAATCCTCAACAAGTCGCTGAACCTGGTGGTGGTGCTGAAGGGCAAGGATGCATTCGGGCGCAGCGGGCACCTGGCGATCGTGCGCGCACCGCGCTCGCTGCCGCGCATCATCCGCCTGCCCGAACGCGTATCCGGCGGCGAGCACGACTTCGTGTTCCTGTCGGCGATGCTGTCGGAGTTCGTCGACGACCTGTTCCCGGGCATGACGGTGAAAGGGGCGTACCAGTTCCGGGTCACCCGCAACTCGGAGTTGATCGTCGACGAGGACGAGATCGAGAACCTCGCGCTGGCGCTGCGCGACGAGCTGGTCGGCCGCGGCTACCTGCGCGCGATGCGCCTGGAGATCGCCTCCGATTGCCCCAAGCCGATCGTCGAGGGCCTGCTGCGCAACTTCGACCTGCCCGAAAACGCGGTGTACCGCATCAACGGGCCGGTCAACCTCAACCGCGTGATCCAGGTGTACAACGAGGTCGACCGCCCGGAACTGAAATTCCCCGCGTTCCAGCCGCGGCAGCTGTCGGGCGGTGACGCGATGTTCGAGCGCATCGCCGCGGGCGACGTGCTCCTGCACCACCCCTTCGACGCGTTCACGCCGGTACTGGAACTGCTCAAGCAGGCATCCACCGACCCGGGCGTGCTGGCGATCAAGCAGACGCTGTACCGCACCGGCAAGGACTCGGCGATCGTCGAGCACCTGGTGCAGGCGGCGCGCAACGGCAAGGACGTCACGGTGGTGGTCGAGCTGCGGGCGCGCTTCGACGAGGAGGCCAACCTCGGCCTGGCCGACCGCCTGCAGGACGCCGGGGTGCAGGTGGTGTACGGGGTGGTCGGCTACAAGACCCACGCCAAGATGCTGCTGGTGGTACGCCGCGAGGGCAAGCGCATGCGTCGCTACGTGCACATGGGCACCGGCAATTACCACAGCGGCACCGCGCGCGCGTACACCGACATCGGGCTGCTCACCGCCGACCCCGGGATCGGCAGCGACGTGCACCAGATCTTCCAGCAGATTTCCGGGTTGGCGCCGGCGATCCGGCTCAAGCGCCTGCTGCAATCGCCGTTCACCCTGCACGCGGGCGTGATGGCGCGCATCGAGCGCGAGGCCGGCTTCGCGCAGGACGGGCGCGCGGGCCGCATCATCGCCAAGATGAACGCCTTGAACGAGCCGCAGGTGGTGCGTGCGCTGTATGCCGCTTCGCAGGCCGGCGTGCAGATCGACCTGATCGTGCGCGGTGCATGCACCCTGCGCCCGGGAATCCCGGGCGTTTCCGACAACATCCGCGTGCGCTCCATCGTCGGCCGCTTCCTCGAGCACAGCCGCGTGTACTGGTTCGGCAACGACGGCGCGCCGGAAACCTTCTGTGCCAGCGCCGACTGGCTGGAGCGCAACCTGCTGCGCCGCGTTGAAACCTGCTTCCCCATCATCGACCCGGTGATCGCCGAACGCGTGCGCCGGGAAACGCTCGAGAACTACCTTGCCGACAACACCACTGCCTGGGAGCTGCAGGACGATGGCAGCTACCGCCAGCTCGCGCCCGCGGAGGGCGAGCCGCCACATTCCGCGCAGGCGGCACTGATGGCGGGGACCGGATGA